One genomic window of Arachis hypogaea cultivar Tifrunner chromosome 8, arahy.Tifrunner.gnm2.J5K5, whole genome shotgun sequence includes the following:
- the LOC140174647 gene encoding uncharacterized protein has translation MEYDFEIQYKPGKENTAVDALSRSFVAAWSCPKLEWFNTLKCKIEADNELKELWENCEKGSPKDLNYYIHNGVLLWRNRLVAPKGSSLMQVILHEYHDAMIGVLKRFRNNDMYLPLPLQTSAKGPILEHSRVLGFCIILKHGKPEKQVHVQWRIGDTAEIS, from the exons ATGGAGTATGACTTTGAGATTCAATATAAACCTGGTAAGGAGAACACTGCTGTTGATGCCCTTTCACGCAGCTTCGTGGCTGCTTGGTCTTGCCCGAAATTAGAATGGTTTAATACATTGAAGTGCAAAATTGAGGCTGACAACGAACTGAAGGAGCTTTGGGAGAATTGTGAGAAAGGCTCACCAAAGGACCTCAACTATTATATTCATAATGGAGTGCTGCTATGGAGGAATAGGTTGGTGGCTCCAAAAGGGAGTTCATTGATGCAAGTAATTTTGCACGAATACCATGATGCCATGATTGGAG TGTTAAAGAGATTCCGTAATAATGATATGTACTTGCCATTGCCTCTACAGACTAGTGCCAAGGGTCCTATACTTGAGCATTCTCGGGTTCTAGGATTTTGCATCATTCTCAAACATGGAAAACCAGAAAAACAGGTCCATGTGCAGTGGAGAATTGGAGACACTGCAGAAATATCATGA